The Prosthecobacter dejongeii genome contains a region encoding:
- a CDS encoding type IV pilus twitching motility protein PilT, protein MCSAPTSPDILGQLAVAFAGREISDVQVRTGGLIYLHTNRGLEIAESFGIQDAEAVARLAEGLYTRQSHEIWSDDAASATGDRMWELVRSRRVIDFSCEEGALGSPVRMRVQVHLSEHGLGVTCRWLRAKISQLETLGIDPLISDSLRDLMQRRFGLGLITGPTGSGKSTTLAAILDWVRRNFQKHIVTIEDPIEYRYDTTMDDPNQAGVRVPAPSLVTQQEVGRHTISYQSGLKEVLRKTPNIILIGEIRDRETMETCIEAAQTGHFVLSTLHTRGAVKTIDRILEFFPKEQQSGILHRLSETLTFVLSQGLLTGFNGRVLVTEYLQNTNEAVAAGMRAYDGSATSLADALRYKGNLRWDQCLMNHYRGGVISEDVFNANLLG, encoded by the coding sequence ATGTGTTCTGCCCCCACTTCTCCTGATATTCTAGGTCAGCTTGCCGTCGCTTTTGCTGGGCGAGAAATTTCGGACGTGCAGGTGCGGACAGGAGGCTTGATCTACCTGCATACCAATCGAGGGTTGGAGATTGCCGAATCTTTCGGTATCCAAGATGCAGAGGCCGTTGCCCGGCTCGCCGAGGGCTTGTACACACGTCAGTCGCATGAGATTTGGTCGGATGATGCAGCCAGTGCCACGGGAGACCGCATGTGGGAACTGGTGCGCTCACGCCGAGTGATTGACTTTAGCTGTGAGGAAGGGGCGCTGGGCTCGCCCGTGCGCATGCGTGTTCAGGTGCATTTGAGTGAGCATGGTCTGGGCGTGACCTGCCGCTGGCTGCGGGCTAAAATTTCTCAACTGGAGACGCTTGGCATTGATCCACTGATTTCTGATAGCTTGCGCGATCTGATGCAGCGTCGGTTTGGTCTGGGGTTGATTACGGGCCCGACGGGCTCAGGGAAATCCACCACGCTAGCGGCGATTCTAGATTGGGTCCGGCGGAATTTTCAGAAGCACATTGTCACCATCGAAGATCCTATCGAGTACCGTTATGACACGACGATGGATGACCCGAACCAGGCTGGGGTACGCGTTCCTGCCCCCTCTCTGGTGACGCAGCAAGAGGTGGGGCGGCACACGATCTCCTACCAGAGCGGGCTCAAAGAAGTGCTGCGCAAGACGCCTAACATTATTTTGATCGGGGAAATTCGTGATCGTGAAACGATGGAGACTTGCATCGAGGCGGCGCAGACAGGGCACTTTGTGCTTTCCACTCTGCACACTCGCGGTGCAGTGAAGACGATTGACCGTATCTTGGAGTTTTTCCCCAAAGAACAGCAGTCGGGGATCTTGCATCGCTTGAGTGAAACCCTGACCTTTGTGCTTTCCCAGGGACTGCTCACGGGATTTAACGGACGTGTGCTGGTGACTGAGTATCTGCAAAACACGAATGAAGCGGTAGCCGCAGGGATGCGCGCTTACGATGGCAGTGCCACTTCCTTAGCGGATGCTCTGCGCTATAAGGGAAATCTGCGCTGGGACCAGTGCCTCATGAACCATTACCGCGGTGGGGTGATCTCTGAGGATGTGTTCAATGCCAACCTTCTGGGCTAA
- a CDS encoding PulJ/GspJ family protein produces the protein MPSRRRAGFTLMEISTAMGLMVMLSGALVVMLQQHLSFMALAQRQSFLAEEAPKIGNILGRIFQQADHYFIYTNLEASQGGGTPILTGGGAVKLFFKSAAQTTTERLIAAEVGATGTSLRFYTAQPDGTVSSWLICQGLQAATFRADEGILMVTLTGPNGEEISYCGGAR, from the coding sequence ATGCCCTCACGCCGGCGTGCAGGTTTCACGCTCATGGAGATCTCCACAGCGATGGGGCTGATGGTGATGCTCAGTGGTGCCCTGGTGGTGATGCTGCAGCAGCATCTAAGCTTCATGGCGCTGGCGCAACGCCAGTCTTTTCTGGCCGAAGAAGCGCCTAAAATAGGCAATATTTTGGGCCGTATTTTTCAACAGGCAGACCACTACTTTATCTACACAAATCTTGAAGCTTCACAGGGGGGCGGCACGCCGATCCTCACGGGTGGTGGAGCGGTGAAGTTGTTTTTCAAAAGCGCTGCGCAAACGACGACAGAGCGTCTCATCGCGGCTGAAGTCGGGGCCACGGGCACCAGTCTGCGTTTTTACACGGCACAGCCAGATGGGACAGTCAGTTCTTGGCTGATCTGTCAAGGTCTGCAAGCGGCGACTTTTCGTGCAGATGAGGGCATCCTCATGGTGACTTTGACGGGGCCGAATGGCGAAGAAATCAGCTACTGTGGAGGTGCCCGATGA